DNA from Roseimicrobium sp. ORNL1:
CTGACCTGACCGAAAAGCGTAAGGCCCTCGCCACCGAAAAGGGCAGGGGAGCCGTTGCGAACCTGCGCCAAGTCAATCAAACTAGCCCCGCGGATGGTACCAGCGAGCCGCAAGGATTCTGTTGCCTGAGTGAAAACCTGCGACCAGTCCACTCCGATACTCTGCGAATCGTTGAACGTGTACTCCGCAATGCAGACATCGAGCTTCACCATGGCGGGAGGCTGGTCCATCTCCTTTGCCATGCGGAGCAGCTTTGTCCGGCCCTCCTTTGTGCCGTAGCACGTGATTGCATTGCTGGCATAATCCGGCACCACACGAAGCCCAAACGCGCCTAGAATGCCGCCTGCTTGCATGCTACCTGCACTTCCCACACCCTGAGCAGGGACAGGCATTTCAGGGGAGAACGCAGTTTGGCCGGGACTGACAATTTCTGACTCCAAACGGGCCTGCATGGAACTACCCTGAGAGCTGATGACCTGACTCTGGTTTGCAGCCCCAATAGCGGAAAGGAACTCCACGACGGGCAGAGCACTGAACACGAATCGTTCAGCATCGAGGGCCTCGACCCTGCGACGAAATGTAACGCGCCCTCGATCCTCGATGACCTCGACGCCCTCCAGCTCCAAAGCATCCCGAATCCACGTCGCCGCATCCGATGCGCTCATGGGCTTCATGGCCCTCACGGTCACACGCCTTTCCGCCAGCTCTGGATACACCATCACGCGGTGCCCGGTGCATTCCTCGTATGCATCCGCGACCTCCTGCACTGGTGAAGCTTCAAACTGCAAGCTGACCACCCCAACTAGGACAGCAAAAATCATACGTCAGTCGTCACCCCCTCCCGAGGCGATATTAAAAATGTTTACGATCATCTGGAATCCGAGGCCGAGGCCTGCGCCGGTGCCGAACCCCAGGCAGACCAGCCCCGCCGTGTAGACGAAATAGCTCTCCATTCTTCTTGTTCCTTTCGCGTTGGTTTTCTCGCTACCAGCTTGCGACCGCTGGCACAAAGCACGTAGTAACGCTGATGGGCAGTCACGATGCTCTCGACCAGGTCGCCCTCATAGGGCTTGCCGAGCTGAAGCAAGCCGCCGCCGCGCACGAAGATTCTCAACGGTTCATCCATCTGCGCCGCCACAAGCAAGTCATCTGACGAATCCACGGCCCACTCGAGTACGCGACCGGCGACAGCTACCTTGAACACCCGGGGCGCGATGATTTCCGGAGCAGGGGAGGCGGCATCCTTCGACGCAGCGACCGAAGGAATCAATTCACTGGGTTGCACTACTTCTGTTTGTTCGTCACGGCCCCAAAACAAGCCGTAGAACCTCCACGCACCAAAGAGGACCGACGCCAGCAAAAACAGCATCAGAATCGCGGAGGTGCGCGCGTCGTTGTTCTTCTTCTTCTTGCGCGTAGGCCCGCCGTCCTGAATCCCCAAGTTCCTGCCGTGCAGGTCGTGCGTGTTGTAGAGTTCAGCGATCTCTTTGCGGAAGCGGTGGTAAGTGGTCCCGATGCGATTTTTACCGTCGCCGCCCGCGTACCGTGTGCGCATGAAATCCCCGACAAAATGTTTCATCCACGGACCGATGAAAGGAATCATCTTCACCTGCGTGCAGTGGTAACGAATTTCCGTCATCCTGCGAAGCTGCGCGTCAATATTCTGCGCCGACTGGCTTGCAAAATACACATCGAGGCCTGCACGCCGAGACCACACCAGCAGCTCGAAGATATCCTTGTTTGAATCGCGTTTGCGTTGCTGGTCGTGTACGTGGAACGTGAGCGAGGCCTCATCGACCACAAGAAGATTCTCCGCACCTTCCGCACCTTTGCGCAACAGTGGCCGCCACTCGTCAGGATTCTCGGGGAGCCTCACGTACTGCTCAGTCCAACCCTTTTGGGCAAGCTCGTCATCGTTCAAGTGAATGTTGGTGTGCACCACGGCCCCCTCACCAAGGGCCTGATGTATGGTCTCCACGCAAAACATCGTTTTGCCTCCACCCATCACACCAGTTACAAGGTAAAGGCCCATGGCTAAAACGGGATGACCTCAAGCACAAACTCGATTGCCGCCTTGGTAAGGCGAATTACTACAGCCAGAACGGCCACCGCTGCGACGAGTGCGACCAAGGCGAACCCCTCAGACAGCGGGAACATGTAGTTGATGCGACTCAGCCAGGGACCCATGGAGGCCGAGGCGGTGCTAAGGTAAACCGTCATCGACCCCAAGCCAGACTGCACCGTGGTCCACAAATCATCGTTCAGCAGTACCGTTGCCACAGGAGTGGCAAAGAAGGTTACCACCGCAGCGAAAGGCGCAACCTTGCGCATGAACCAGCGGGCGATTTCGGAAAGCACCTGAAGGATGCCCACGCCGCCCCTGAGCCATTCGTACAAGTCAGCTATGCCAAGAATCTTTAACATGGTGTGATACAGTATAGGATTACACGAACGCGAATTTCAGCAGGCGGATACAGGTGAAAAACGCGTAAACAACCATCACGAGCAGCACGCCCCCACGGACGAGCTGAAACACTTCCGCGTACTCTGTGAGCTGAAAATGCACATTGCCGAAGTACGCGGTCTGCATCGTGAAATCTGGACTCTGGCTGCCACTGGCGGATGGGAAGGCATCGACCACGGACCCGAGCTGAGCAGCCACTGTAGCAATGCGGGTCTGCATTACTTCCAAGCTGGTATCGATGCCTTCGAGCAGGGACATGTCACCTTCTGCGGTGGCAATGCCTGAAGCGACAGCTTGTCCCGGCCCGGCTTGCGTTGGGTTGCCTATGGCTGTGCCCTTCAAGCCATCGAGTGTATCGTTCACGGCATCGACGGACTCTTTCACGCCATCTAGCCCATCTTCGACCCCCTCCATGTTGCCGCCGGTACCAGTACCCGAGCCCAACTTTCCCAAGATTTGCTGTGCGTCACTGTGTGCCACTGATGCATTGGCGTTTGCGATCGCACCGAGCCGTTGCAGCTCGTTGAGGATATTTTGGTTCAATGCGTTCGCCTGGGAGCCGGTCAGACCGTCACCACCGGAAACTTGCGACTGATTCGCTGCGGGCTGGTTCGCTATGGTGCCACCGCTTGAGTTGCTCTGACTCGCGGAACTCGGCGGGTTGTTGATGGGAATCATCACTGGCTTAGAACTCCAGCTCCCCACGTGAGACTCAGACTTTATGTTGCCGAGCTCCGGGTCCACATTCCAGTCGGTGCCAATAACGTCAATCTTGAACGGACCGCCTGAGCTGCCTCCTCCGCCGCCTCCTCCTGAGCCCGAGGGTGGACGGCTAAACGAAAACTGGCGACTTTCCCCGGGGGCGAGTGTGACCTTCTGAAACGGCAGGTCGTCAATCGGGTTGCCGTTCATGTCGGTGGGTTGGATGTAAAAATCCTTGGGCTCTGTGCCCGGGTTCGTCAGTGTAAAGCCAACCTTGTGCTCTCCTTCTTTCTGCGTTGGTGGAGGCTCCTGGACGATGCCAGCTTCGTTAACTGGCTTATCAGTGCCAAGCTTCTTTCGAGGCCCCGTCTCCCTGTAGTCCAGTATTGGTGTCGTGACGCCCGGCCACCCCACCACGACAGAATCGCCAACCCCATTTGGCACTGAAAACCAAGACTGAAGAGGAACGAAGTTTGAACCGTTGGTCAAATTGTATCCCACGAATAGCTCATAAGGGCCGGTATAGGCGGGGGTGGTGATGGTCTTCATCTGCCCATTGCTTCCCGGTGCGCTGCCGATGTTCGTGGGCGCACTGAGAACGTTGGTTCCGACCATGCGTGTTCGTACCACATAGTTATATCCGGTCGGCGCACCACCGAGCGTGTACGACGGAACCGGATTGACCTTGTAAAAGCTGACCTGCCCCTGCACGCTCACCGCGCAAGACCAAAGCGCGACCACAAGAGCCCAAGAACGAACGATAGACACAGCACCCATGGGATTGCCTCCGTCTGCATGCGCGTGAAGGGGAGGGCCTTCACCCCTGCGCCTGCTGATACAATGATATAGCCCTCTGACCAAGAAGCAGCGCCCACGCTGCACGAATCCCCAAACACAAGGCACGGGCCGGTCACAGCCACGCCTTCCACCGTGGCAGCCGATACATCCGTTATGTTGACTTCGACCATAAAAGAAGCTGGCCCCCCATCGGCCAGCAGTGCGCGGACGCGTCCGCTATTACACGCCGCGCTGGAGACGACGCACCACGAAGGAGCCGACGGCAATCACGCCAGCGATGGGCACGAGGCCCGCGAAAAGCGTGGTCGCGTCCGAGCTCATGGAGCTCATGGCGCTGTTGATGGCGGTATCATAGGCACCGGCTGAGGCCGAGGCGACACCCACGGCGAGGGTGCCAGCGACCACGAGGGCGCGACGAGCGGGAGCTGCGACGTACTGGGCGAGTTTCTTCTTCATCTTGTTTTTATTTGCGTTGTTGTTGTTGTTTTTCACGTCCCGGCAATCGCGCCGGAAATTATTCAGTGGCCACCGTGCCACGAGCGAAGGTGCACACCCTCAAAGTCTGCAAGCAGCAGGAGGCCCACAGAGCCCACGGCGTAGACCACCATGAGCCAGAGCGCGCCCTTGAGTGCAGAAGCGAGCATGAGGCGCGAATTTGGTGCTTTGCCAACCTGCCGGAGCGTGTCTGCACCGACGAGGAACACCAGTATCACCCAGGCGAATTGATAGGGGAGTATCATGCTAAAAATCCAAAGGGACCTCAATATAAGTTTTGCCTTCAGGGTTGCGAAGCATGCCTAAGGCAACCGACGCGTTCCACGACTCCGACTCGAGGAATACCCGCTGCCACGGCGTAAGTGACGAATCTTGCAGACCAAGCTCAAGGCACTGTTTACGCCCCTCAAGCATTGCAATAGAAAGCGGAAAACCTCCATGCTGTGCCTTTCTATCGCTCATCAAGCCGCAACCTTTTGGCTAGCGTTAAGGAGGCGGGTGAGAGAGCTAATGCCTGTGCTGTACGCTATGGCTTTGCCCTCGTGATAGTCGCGGACCTCCTTGGGTTTGGCCTCGTCACGGACAGCAATCAATGCCCTGTCGCGCAGGGTGGAGAGGTGCGCGATTTCGGCTTCAATCATTTTGGCGTCGTATTGTGCTTTCATGGCAAAATCTGGACATAGGTTCCCCATTCAAGTCCCCCGCCTGCGGCGGGAACCTTTGGGGGCGCTACGCGACCCGCTAGGTTCCCTCGATCCGCAGGCGGGATCCTCAGATGACAAAAGAGACTCCTGCAGGGTGCATGTTGGGCGCGTACAGCCCTCCATGGTATGCGGGGGTCTCTTTCGTCTTTTGAGCTACCAGCTCGCGCCGGTGGACCAGTGTCTGTGCCGAGATATCGGGCTTCCCAGACCCCTCCGAAGGCTTTGGCTTACGGCGCACATCCGCCCACTTCTTGACGAATGCGTCTGCCAAAATCACCTCGCGGTCGGTACCGTCGCGTCCGTCGAATTTGCACATCTCGTGCGCGTTCGCATGGCGTCGGCTCCACTCGTCTAGACCCTTGAGCACGTACTGCACGCCGGAGAGTGACGCATCAAATACGCGGACGTCCGAGTGCCCGAAGCCCACGCGACTGGCCATGGCTCTCATGGCAAATCGTTGGACCGCGTTCACTCGCCCAGGGGGAAAACCGCTAACGAGTATATGGAAGTGGTAGCGCCCGTTCAGCTCCCCGCGCTCCTCTCTGGCCGCCCACAGGAGACCCTTCCAATGCACCTTGTCGATGGCATGGCCGGTCTTTTTATCCCGCTTGGTGGACAGAATGGAACGCAGGAAGGCAAACAGCATTTTGCGCCGGTCGTCTTCCTTGGGCACGGTCACGCGATTCTTTTCCCCGTCCTCTGAACGATAGGTCAGAGTGACAAAGTACTGCCACGTTTCCAAGCTGAGGGTGTAGACGTCTGGCGACATCGTGCGAGAGCGCTGCGCGTTGAACTAGGCAGCTTTCTGCTGCCGGGTGGGCTGACCCAAGGGGGCAGGGGAGGACGCTGGGGCCGTCTCAGGCTCCAGCAGGTCGGCGAAATCTTCCGCCGACTTGTGACCGGGAACAATCTCACCACGGATGGACATGAAACCGTTCATGGCCTTCAGTTCCACAATCGCGATCGTCACCGGGTCGTCAGTGTATTCCCGCAGCTTCTTGTTTCCGAACTTGGCGCGGAATTTCTCCTCACCCATCGAAAATTGGAAGGGCGTGGTGCAACGGAAGACCTTCGTCTTGTCGCCCACAAGGATGCGGTAATTTCTGACGGGTTTGCCCGTCTGCTTGTCATTGAATTCGCTCAGTTCGACGCGTTGGATTTCACCGGTTAGTACCATGGTGTGATATAGGTTGATGTTTACTGATGGTTGCTGAAATGGGCAGGCTGCTTGGTATTGACTCCAGACCCGCGCCTGCCAGACGGGGGAGTTTCCGGGATGCCCAGGGCGCTTTTGGCCCTGCATGGCTGATGATTGCCGGAAAGGGTGACGCCATGGCCTCGATGGGGGAGGCCACAGCGGGAGAACAGGGCAGGGTAGAGGGTTACCCCGGCCCTGCGGCTCCAAATTTGGCGAGGGAGCGCCGCTCTACCTGTGCGCATGGCGACGCTTCCCTCGGTTGCGAGGGGGGTCGCATAGGCACGCCGGTTTCACTCGCGGCACGCCAATTCGCAAAGCAGCCCACTTCAGCTCCGTGGCTGAATGGCCGTCAATGATGCAATATTCCGTGTCTGTGCGAAAGCACGGCAGCACGGATTGCACCTGCGGCATACGCCGCACTTTGCGTTTATCCCTCATTGGTTGTTGTGGTCACTGACGGGTCTGAGAAACCCGGCTGCTGAGAACAGCGCCCCACGTTTAGCAACGAATCGCGATAAATGTCAAAACATTTTTTTACTCCGAATCATTGACTCGCTTGCTAGCATTGCGGAACCACGTCCAGGCGTTTTTCGGCAGGAAACCGTCGTACCTGTACGGGCAGACCTCCCAAATGAGCATGCGCCCGTTAGTTTCGAGACCATCTCCTTCGCATAGAGGCATAAGTCTCTTCCTCCAATTTTGAAGGTCCTTGTCTTCATCGTTGGCCAAGACAAGAAAGAGATTTGGGTCGTACCTGAGCCAGTCAACCGCATGACTCAACACGACCTCAACGTCAGAAGCCTTCACTGATTTCTTCGGTCTGATGTACAAATGAAATAAAATCATTGCGCTGGATCATCCTCCGCTTTTCGGCTTTTCCGACTCCTAGTCGGTGCTGAATCACCCTCGCCAATGAGCTTGAGATCGGGGGCGGGCGTGACCTCTCTCATTGGAAGGTCACCGACGTCCTTCTGACGCAATCGATGAAGAGCCACGTACTCAGATCCTTCCAACATCGCCAGTTCGGGGTGCTTTTCGGCGTAGTTAAACAGGCGGTACGCAAGATACAAAACGACAACCAGAAACACCCCCAGAGCTACAAACGCTACTGATTCAGTTCTTACCGCCGCAACTATGGCAGCGAGGCCAAAGACGATAGCGATTACCATGTAGGCGGTCCTAGCAACTAGGCCCTTCGGGACTTTAACCTTAGAAAGTATTTCTACAGGGTTGGCCATTGGAGCCTACGCGTTAAAAAACCCGTTCGTGTTCTCAGCACGAACGGGCGGGGTCAAAGACACCTAGCTACCAATGAGGGGAAGCTGTGAGGAAAATAGGGGGCTGCGCCCCAATTATCAAGCATCAATTAAAGGATTTCTTATTTCATATTACATGCATTGTACCAAGTTATTGAGCGGTTCGTTGGACGGTTACTGAGGCGCTTTGAGCCCTCATTTTCAGCGAATTTCGGAGATTCCCGCTCAAACCGCCTCCAGTCCGCCGAGGGGTCGGCGGACTGGTTTCTGACTCGCCAAGGGACTGGCGAGCTACGTTGGGTTTGGCCGCCGTTGGGACGGCTTTTGCGGTCACTGCAGGAGCTCGTCCAGTTCCTCATCCGTGACGCCAGCGAAGATGGCAGCGTCGTCTTCGAGGGCCATGTCCATGACGGCGCGTTTCTTTTGCTGGAGGGCCAGGATTTTCTCCTCGACGGTCCCCCGGCAAACGAGGCGGTAGGCGGTGACAGGTCTCCCCTGCCCGATTCGGTGGGCACGGTCGATGGCTTGGGCCTCGACGGCGGGATTCCACCAGGGGTCGACGAGGACGACTTCGTCGGCGGCGGTGAGGTTCAGACCGTAGCCGCCAGCCTTGAGCGAGATGAAGAAGAGCTTCTTCTCGGGGTCGTTCTGGAAGCTGGCGACCTGCGCGGGCCGGTCGGTGCTGGAGCCGTCGAGATAGCAATGCGGGATGCCCTGGGCCTCGGCATGGGCCTTGAGCATCTTCAACATGCCCACGAACTGGCTGAAAATCAGCGTCTTGTGACCACCTTCGATGGATTCCGTCAGCAATTCCTCGTACACGGGAAGCTTGCCGGAGGAGAGGCTTGGGGCCTTGGGCTTGGGCGCAGCGGATTTCTTGGCTTTGCCGCCCTTGGCGGCCGGTGCTTCCACGACCTCGGCGGGTGCTGCCGCTTCGGCCTTGGCGCCGGCGGTTTTGATGCCCAACAAGCTGAGATCGTTACAAACCTGCCGGAGCCGCAGCAGCACGGTGAACATGGTCATGCGGCTCCCGCCAGGGCCGCGGAGACGGGCGGCGCGGATTTCCTCGCGACCCTCGTCGAGGAGGCGCTGGTAGATGGTCTTCTGCGCCTGGGTGAGCTCGCACCAGAGGACCTTTTCAATCTTCTCGGGCAGGTCCTTGGCCACTTCCCGCTTCGTGCGGCGGAGGATGTGGGGGCGGATGAGGCGGCGGAGGCGCTCCATGATGGCGGCGGCCGGTGAGCGGGCGCCCCCTTCACCGGAGAAGGACGCCATGTTGTTCCCGGAGCCAGCGGCGGCGGCCTTCGCCAGAGGCTTCACGAAGCGGTCCTGGAAGTCCGACAGAATCGGCAGGTAACCCGGGAGTGTGAAGGCGAAGATGGACCAGAGGTCCTTCACCGAGTTCTCCACGGGGGTACCGGTGAGGGTGAACCGGGCGACCGCCTGAAGCTGGCGGACGGCGCGGGCGGATTCGGTATCCGGATTCCGGATGTAGCTGGCTTCATCCAGCACAATGGCGGAGAAGTTCACGGCCTTGTAATACTCCAAATCACGCTGGATGAGGGCGTAAGAGGTGAATATCACGTCGAAATCAGCAAGCTTTTCCAAAGCAGCATGGCGCTTCCCCTGGTGGGAAATGTGCGTTTTCAGCTCTGGGGTGAAGCGGGCGGCTTCCTCGGACCAGTTCCCCAGGAGTGAGGTCGGACACACGATGAGCGCGGGGCCGGGCACGGACTCGGCCGCCTTGGATTTTGACTTGGAGGTCGATTGGGCGACACGAGCGTCCAGGACGAGTCGCACCAGGGCGAGGGTCTGGACGGTCTTGCCGAGACCCATTTCATCCGCCAGCAGGCCACCGCCACCGGAGCGGCTGTGGCGCTCCAGCCAGCGGACGCCCTCAAGCTGGTAAGGCCGGAGCATTTCCCCGAAGCGGCCGAGGCGGCTGCGCACAACCTCCTCCTCCAAGAACGGAATGGGGTCCAGCAGGATGGGGCTGTCGGCGGGAAGGAAGGCTTCCAACGCCTCCACCTGGCGGCCGCGGATGGCCACGTGGTTGCCGCCGGTGAAGCGGGTGTTCACGTCCTGCAGGGTGGACTCCAGCTCCTCGCAGCTGTCGACATCGATGAGGTAGCGCTTGCCGTCGCGGCCCTGGTAGTCACGCTTGCCGCTGCGGATGAGGCGGAGGACGTCCTGCCGCGGGATGTGGAAGCCGTCTGAGGCCTCGTACGCCACCTCAAGCGTGAGCCAGTCGTTTCCGGAGGCCTGGGTCGGCGCGCCTTCCTTGGCTCCTGCCTGCTGTGGGGCCGAGAGATTCCGGGCGCTCTTGATGAAGGGCCGGATGATCGAGAAGGTGTTTAGGAGGTTCTTGAAGCCGTCGCCCTCGGTCACTTCGAACTTCTGGCGGAATTTGGCCAGATGAGAAGAAAGGAAGTCTAAGACTTCACGTTCTCCTTTTAGTTCGAATGTGTTAAGTATATTTGTTTGCAGGAATCCCGTGGATTGAATTTGCCGCTGGAGGGCGAATTCTGCCGGGAAATTCCTGGCGTAAAATACCAGTTTATTGCGCTCGTCTTGAATCGGGTATGTGATGGATTCTGGCGCAACTGCGCCCTGAGAGGCGCCAGAGGGCGGATTTGCGGGATCGTAGTGCGGATATCGCAGCGAAATCTTCGCCTGGAGCTGTCGCTGGGAGCCGTCCAACTGGCACTCAAAGCGCGGGCTGGCCGGCATGAGGCGGATGCTTTCGGCGCTGTTCGGACCGGGCGGGAGCTCGAAGAGCTCGGTGATGGCAGTCAGATGGCTGGCGACCCAGCTGATGGGCTGCCGAACCGGCGCGCCGGTAATGAGGGTGTGCCACATGGGCTGCAGCGCCTCCGGCACGTGTGGGACGGCCTGCAGGGCGTTGGACTCGGAGTCGTAAAGCCAGAGGGTTTCGCCCAGATGCAGAGTCTCATGACCCGCGTTAGAAAGTTGGAAGGCAACGTATTGCCTCAAGTTATCAATCTCAGAATGGAGAATCCAGCGTGTAGCACTGGAAACGATTAACTTATCTTCGCTGATAGTTAACTCCTGCGAAGCCTTCGAGCCACCTTTACTTCCGGCAGCAGGAAGCGTAACCCCTGCCCTGCCCGGCAAGGTCGGGTGCACGTCCGGGTGGTCGATGAGAGCCTCCAGCAGGTCGCTGAGGTCATCGGCGGGAAGGCGCAGATGCTGGGCCGCAGTGGGCGCGAGGGGCAGCTCGTGGTCGTAGAGCCACTTCGCCACCGTCAGGTCGCGCGGGGCGTCTGGAGCGGCGGCAGCTGCGGGATTGAACTGGATGGAGACCGGGATACTGGCCGAGCTGCCTGAGGCGGCTGCAGGGGTCCCCTTCCCCGTGGCGCGGGTGGTGCCTGCTCCCATGGGGGCAGGAATGCCCCCACTCCTTGAAGGGGTGGCGGGCTGCGGGAGCTGGATGAAGTGCGGGGTCGAGATGTGTACGGTGTAGGTCCCGGCGGGAACGTCCTGCTCATTGAGCTCAGGACGAGCGGGTTTGGCGGGAGCCTGTGCCTCTTGGGAAGCCCGGCTATCGGGTGAAGAGCCGGTAGCTGGCGAGGACCCGGGCGCCGCACCAGCAGCACCCCCCTGCCCTGCTGCGGCTGGCGCGGGCTCTGGTCTTTTCCCAACAAGCTGGGGACTGATAATAGAGAGGGCCACCGCGATGGCGTGGCTGCAGATGAGGCCCCGTCGGGCATCATTGCACCCGCACTTGGCCTCCGTCTTCATGCCGCCAGCCGCGACCAGGGTTGACCGGAGGGCGCGCTGGCCGTAGCCCACGTCCCCCCTGAAAATGATGCCGTCCCGCGTCGCATTGGCCACTTGACCTGTGCGCACGTATTCCCTGGCCGCTTTCATTGCCTGCCAGCCACCGATGTCTCCTAACCACTTTTCCGTTACCTCCATGGGGATTTGTCTTGCCGTGAAGGTGGATTGTGGTGGAATGCCCCGCTTGTGCAAGCTGAAGCTGCCGTATGAGGATTGTTGCGATTGCGAACCAAAAGGGAGGCGTGGGCAAAACGACCACGGCGCTGAATCTGTCCGCGTGTCTCGCGGCGAGGGGATGCCGGGTACTGCTCATCGATCTGGACCCCCAGGCGAATGCCACCAGTGGCCTGGGACTCGCCCAAGAGGAGGATGGCAGCCTGTACCCGTGCCTGGTGGGTGATGTACTGCCGCAGTCAGTCATCCGCAGCACGCGTCTGCCGAACCTTTCCATCATCCGCAGCCATCAGGAGCTGGCCGGGTGTGAAGTGGAGCTGGCCCAGACCGGCCACCACCTGACGCGCCTGCGTGATGTGCTGCACCCGCTGCGGTACACCGGGCACTTCGACTATCTGATCATGGACTGCCCGCCCTCCCTGGGCGTGCTGATGACCGGGGCGCTGGCGGCGGCAGATGAGCTGCTGGTACCCATCCAGTGCGAGTACTTCGGCCTGGAGGGTCTGTCCAAGATTGTGCAGATCGTGCAGCAGATCCGCGAGAGCGGGGCGAACCCGAACCTGGCGCTGGAGGGCATCGTGATGACGATGTTCGACTCGCGCATGAATCTCTCCCAGCAGGTGGTGAATGACGTGCGCGGCTACTTCGAGGGCGTGGTGTACCAG
Protein-coding regions in this window:
- a CDS encoding zonular occludens toxin domain-containing protein; protein product: MGLYLVTGVMGGGKTMFCVETIHQALGEGAVVHTNIHLNDDELAQKGWTEQYVRLPENPDEWRPLLRKGAEGAENLLVVDEASLTFHVHDQQRKRDSNKDIFELLVWSRRAGLDVYFASQSAQNIDAQLRRMTEIRYHCTQVKMIPFIGPWMKHFVGDFMRTRYAGGDGKNRIGTTYHRFRKEIAELYNTHDLHGRNLGIQDGGPTRKKKKNNDARTSAILMLFLLASVLFGAWRFYGLFWGRDEQTEVVQPSELIPSVAASKDAASPAPEIIAPRVFKVAVAGRVLEWAVDSSDDLLVAAQMDEPLRIFVRGGGLLQLGKPYEGDLVESIVTAHQRYYVLCASGRKLVARKPTRKEQEEWRAISSTRRGWSAWGSAPAQASASDSR
- a CDS encoding DEAD/DEAH box helicase, translating into MEVTEKWLGDIGGWQAMKAAREYVRTGQVANATRDGIIFRGDVGYGQRALRSTLVAAGGMKTEAKCGCNDARRGLICSHAIAVALSIISPQLVGKRPEPAPAAAGQGGAAGAAPGSSPATGSSPDSRASQEAQAPAKPARPELNEQDVPAGTYTVHISTPHFIQLPQPATPSRSGGIPAPMGAGTTRATGKGTPAAASGSSASIPVSIQFNPAAAAAPDAPRDLTVAKWLYDHELPLAPTAAQHLRLPADDLSDLLEALIDHPDVHPTLPGRAGVTLPAAGSKGGSKASQELTISEDKLIVSSATRWILHSEIDNLRQYVAFQLSNAGHETLHLGETLWLYDSESNALQAVPHVPEALQPMWHTLITGAPVRQPISWVASHLTAITELFELPPGPNSAESIRLMPASPRFECQLDGSQRQLQAKISLRYPHYDPANPPSGASQGAVAPESITYPIQDERNKLVFYARNFPAEFALQRQIQSTGFLQTNILNTFELKGEREVLDFLSSHLAKFRQKFEVTEGDGFKNLLNTFSIIRPFIKSARNLSAPQQAGAKEGAPTQASGNDWLTLEVAYEASDGFHIPRQDVLRLIRSGKRDYQGRDGKRYLIDVDSCEELESTLQDVNTRFTGGNHVAIRGRQVEALEAFLPADSPILLDPIPFLEEEVVRSRLGRFGEMLRPYQLEGVRWLERHSRSGGGGLLADEMGLGKTVQTLALVRLVLDARVAQSTSKSKSKAAESVPGPALIVCPTSLLGNWSEEAARFTPELKTHISHQGKRHAALEKLADFDVIFTSYALIQRDLEYYKAVNFSAIVLDEASYIRNPDTESARAVRQLQAVARFTLTGTPVENSVKDLWSIFAFTLPGYLPILSDFQDRFVKPLAKAAAAGSGNNMASFSGEGGARSPAAAIMERLRRLIRPHILRRTKREVAKDLPEKIEKVLWCELTQAQKTIYQRLLDEGREEIRAARLRGPGGSRMTMFTVLLRLRQVCNDLSLLGIKTAGAKAEAAAPAEVVEAPAAKGGKAKKSAAPKPKAPSLSSGKLPVYEELLTESIEGGHKTLIFSQFVGMLKMLKAHAEAQGIPHCYLDGSSTDRPAQVASFQNDPEKKLFFISLKAGGYGLNLTAADEVVLVDPWWNPAVEAQAIDRAHRIGQGRPVTAYRLVCRGTVEEKILALQQKKRAVMDMALEDDAAIFAGVTDEELDELLQ
- a CDS encoding ParA family protein, which produces MRIVAIANQKGGVGKTTTALNLSACLAARGCRVLLIDLDPQANATSGLGLAQEEDGSLYPCLVGDVLPQSVIRSTRLPNLSIIRSHQELAGCEVELAQTGHHLTRLRDVLHPLRYTGHFDYLIMDCPPSLGVLMTGALAAADELLVPIQCEYFGLEGLSKIVQIVQQIRESGANPNLALEGIVMTMFDSRMNLSQQVVNDVRGYFEGVVYQTIIPRTIRLGEAPSFGKTIIEYDPQGKGAQSYLSLADEFLARHGGVGVGAGVPAVSGAA